One window from the genome of Dermacentor silvarum isolate Dsil-2018 chromosome 7, BIME_Dsil_1.4, whole genome shotgun sequence encodes:
- the LOC119458599 gene encoding salivary cystatin-L2, protein MAHRAGIIAVLTALVAVTLAIPGGWSTKEPSSSPKYKELAHFAVAQRTEGLQKYDTVLELTKVETQVVAGVNYRLTFTIAGSDCTIGEVEYNAERCPAKDNQAKATCTAVVYERPWENVRSLTSLNCA, encoded by the exons ATGGCTCACAGGGCAGGTATTATTGCAGTTCTCACAGCGCTGGTCGCTGTAACCCTTGCAATTCCTGGAGGCTGGTCGACGAAGGAGCCCTCATCCAGCCCCAAGTACAAGGAACTGGCCCACTTCGCTGTCGCTCAGCGTACTGAAGGTCTGCAAAAGTACGACACAGTCCTCGAACTCACAAAGGTGGAGACTCAG GTCGTTGCTGGCGTTAACTACCGCCTAACCTTCACCATTGCCGGATCCGATTGCACAATAGGTGAAGTTGAGTACAATGCTGAACGTTGCCCGGCGAAGGATAATCAG gcAAAGGCAACCTGCACTGCGGTGGTCTACGAGAGGCCCTGGGAAAACGTCCGATCCCTCACTTCCCTCAACTGCGCTTGA